From Spirosoma aerolatum, one genomic window encodes:
- the cobA gene encoding uroporphyrinogen-III C-methyltransferase, translated as MRSKLTLVGAGPGDGELITLKGIRALRQADVVLYDDLANHSLLEFAPERALKMYVGKRAGKVSFSQDEINALIVRLAQEHGHLVRLKGGDSYVFGRGYEECAYVRQYGIAYEVVPGVSSSIAVPASQGIPVTSRGVSESFWVITGTTRTGELSDDLRLAVQSKATVVVLMGLNKVNEICTMYCKAGRGHVPMAVIQNGTRADEHCVVGQVWNMPQLIAEQGVGAPAVLVIGDVVALHPSYLAECLHNVSVAY; from the coding sequence ATGCGGTCAAAGCTAACACTCGTGGGGGCGGGTCCCGGCGACGGCGAATTGATTACCTTAAAAGGAATCAGGGCGCTTCGACAAGCCGACGTTGTCTTGTACGACGACCTTGCCAATCATTCTTTACTGGAGTTTGCACCCGAACGGGCCTTGAAAATGTATGTAGGCAAGCGAGCTGGTAAAGTATCGTTCTCACAAGACGAGATTAATGCCCTGATTGTACGGTTGGCGCAGGAACATGGGCATCTGGTACGGCTGAAAGGGGGCGACTCCTACGTGTTCGGGCGTGGGTATGAAGAGTGTGCGTATGTACGTCAGTATGGCATTGCCTATGAGGTAGTGCCGGGGGTATCGAGCAGTATAGCAGTGCCAGCTTCACAGGGTATTCCGGTTACGAGCCGGGGTGTAAGCGAAAGTTTCTGGGTTATTACCGGCACTACCCGCACCGGCGAGTTGTCCGACGATCTTCGGTTGGCAGTTCAGTCGAAAGCGACGGTTGTGGTGCTGATGGGCCTGAATAAAGTGAATGAAATCTGTACTATGTATTGCAAGGCTGGTCGGGGACATGTACCGATGGCCGTGATACAAAACGGGACGCGTGCCGATGAGCATTGCGTAGTGGGTCAGGTCTGGAATATGCCACAATTGATAGCTGAGCAAGGCGTGGGGGCGCCCGCTGTGCTGGTCATTGGCGATGTTGTCGCGTTGCATCCGTCCTATCTGGCGGAATGCCTGCATAACGTTTCAGTAGCCTACTAA
- a CDS encoding alginate export family protein: protein MKFYTKHSLLTGCLLLALCSSVQAQFSLIGQLRTRTELRNGVGNLAPKDAPAAFFTSQRARLTFGYKWDRVQFQTSVQDVRVWGQDASTINNTDGNRLMVHEAWAEITLVNSADTTIKFTPIQNLSLKIGRQELVYDDVRLLGNLDWLQQGRRFDAALLKAQHLGWALDLGVGFNQNTDAFGTVGDYYTAGNAPATALSTKNVTLAIPAGFLPTSGKGGAPVLATPLSTNGQNQQFKSFQMAYLTRKFSSLATGSTKFSALLFKDDFQKYRVDSLGNATQGYVYGRRYDVSGVNSRVTYGAMLVGQLGNPTSKRAKVQWQAFAYGQRGKDRDGLTIKKAYHYGANFMIQKGAFSVGPGYEILSGNDATAIQSGETSRFDPLYGTPHRHWGYMDYFYVGTGAPAGGLNDAFLKFKYAGTRLTTTLDAHYFALANATYNKMPDVPAGTLLPSKLGMEYDFVATYALNKFTTLEFGYSIMNGTNTLEYTKQGTMDEKNKLGSWSYLMINVRPDFLAPKK from the coding sequence ATGAAATTCTATACAAAGCATAGCCTGCTTACAGGTTGCTTGTTGCTTGCTCTATGCAGTTCGGTACAGGCGCAGTTTTCGCTGATCGGGCAACTGCGTACCCGCACCGAACTGCGTAATGGGGTAGGAAATCTGGCACCTAAAGATGCGCCGGCTGCCTTTTTTACGTCGCAACGCGCTCGCCTGACCTTCGGCTACAAATGGGATCGGGTGCAATTCCAGACTTCGGTTCAGGACGTTCGGGTGTGGGGCCAGGATGCATCGACCATCAATAATACCGATGGAAATCGCCTGATGGTACACGAAGCCTGGGCCGAAATTACGTTGGTTAACAGCGCCGATACCACGATCAAATTTACGCCTATTCAAAATCTATCGCTGAAAATAGGCCGTCAGGAGCTTGTCTACGATGACGTTCGCCTGCTTGGAAATCTCGACTGGCTCCAGCAGGGAAGGCGTTTCGACGCGGCTTTGCTGAAAGCGCAACATCTAGGCTGGGCACTTGATCTGGGTGTTGGCTTTAACCAGAATACCGATGCCTTCGGAACCGTCGGGGATTATTATACCGCCGGAAATGCACCGGCAACTGCCTTATCGACCAAAAACGTAACCCTGGCCATTCCGGCCGGTTTTCTGCCCACATCAGGCAAAGGTGGAGCACCCGTACTGGCAACACCATTGAGTACGAATGGTCAGAATCAGCAGTTTAAGTCGTTTCAGATGGCGTACCTAACGCGCAAATTCAGCAGCCTTGCGACTGGCAGTACTAAATTCTCGGCCCTGCTTTTTAAAGACGATTTTCAGAAGTACCGCGTCGACTCGCTGGGCAACGCTACCCAGGGTTACGTATATGGTCGCCGTTATGATGTTTCGGGCGTGAATTCGCGGGTAACCTACGGAGCTATGCTGGTTGGTCAACTGGGTAATCCGACCTCAAAACGGGCTAAAGTACAGTGGCAGGCCTTTGCCTACGGTCAACGTGGTAAAGATCGGGATGGTCTGACGATTAAAAAAGCCTATCACTACGGGGCCAACTTCATGATCCAGAAAGGAGCGTTTAGCGTGGGGCCAGGCTATGAAATCCTGTCGGGTAATGACGCCACGGCGATCCAGTCGGGCGAAACCAGTCGATTCGATCCACTTTACGGTACGCCACACCGGCATTGGGGATATATGGATTATTTCTACGTTGGAACGGGCGCGCCTGCTGGGGGCCTGAACGATGCGTTCCTCAAATTCAAATATGCCGGAACCCGCCTAACGACCACGCTGGATGCGCACTACTTCGCCCTTGCCAATGCGACTTATAACAAAATGCCCGACGTTCCGGCTGGTACGCTGTTGCCGTCGAAACTGGGTATGGAATATGACTTTGTAGCGACCTATGCGCTCAACAAGTTTACCACGCTTGAATTTGGCTATTCGATCATGAATGGTACCAATACCCTTGAGTACACCAAGCAGGGCACTATGGACGAAAAAAATAAGCTGGGTTCCTGGTCGTATCTGATGATCAACGTCCGCCCGGATTTCCTCGCTCCCAAAAAGTAA
- a CDS encoding NarK family nitrate/nitrite MFS transporter, which produces MNTITNKPLSSLNVLNFKGVQMRTFHITWFTFFVCFFGWFGLAPLMPAIREDLGLTKPQVGNTIIAAVSATILARLIIGRLCDTWGPRKTYTALLVVGSLPVMLVGLAHDYTTFLLFRLAIGIIGASFVITQYHTSVMFAPSIKGTANAVAGGWGNLGGGITQLAMPLIMATIVGFGYTKPEAWRLAMVVPGVLMLIMAYVYYRFTQDTPAGNVDQIERSISSGEKVSFWKACADIRVWALALAYACCFGMEITFDGVAALYFFDNFKMEQTEAGFWAMLFGFMNIFARALGGIVADRVGKKYGMRGKGVLLAGMLLLEGLGIILFAQAGSLPLAIASMLTFALFLKMSNGGTYAIVPFVNPKAVGVISGVVGAGGNLGGMLMGFLFKSQSISYGQAFLYIGCVVAVIGAALFLVNFNKAVVVEEAREVEFQTA; this is translated from the coding sequence ATGAATACAATCACGAATAAGCCACTCAGCTCTCTGAATGTACTGAATTTTAAAGGGGTTCAGATGCGGACGTTCCACATCACCTGGTTTACGTTCTTTGTCTGCTTCTTTGGCTGGTTCGGTCTGGCTCCGCTGATGCCTGCCATCCGCGAAGATCTGGGACTGACAAAACCACAGGTAGGTAACACCATTATTGCGGCTGTATCCGCTACTATTCTGGCCCGACTCATTATTGGTCGCCTATGCGATACGTGGGGACCGCGTAAAACCTATACGGCCTTGCTGGTCGTTGGCTCGTTGCCCGTTATGCTGGTGGGCCTGGCGCATGATTATACCACGTTTTTGCTGTTTCGGCTGGCGATTGGGATTATTGGAGCCTCGTTCGTAATCACGCAGTATCATACATCGGTGATGTTTGCGCCCAGTATCAAAGGTACGGCTAATGCGGTAGCGGGTGGATGGGGTAATCTGGGCGGTGGTATTACCCAATTGGCGATGCCGTTGATTATGGCAACTATCGTTGGGTTTGGTTATACGAAGCCCGAAGCCTGGCGGTTGGCTATGGTGGTGCCCGGTGTGCTGATGCTCATTATGGCCTACGTGTATTACCGCTTTACGCAGGATACGCCAGCAGGCAATGTCGATCAGATTGAACGGTCCATTTCATCGGGTGAAAAAGTGAGTTTCTGGAAAGCCTGTGCCGATATTCGTGTATGGGCGTTGGCGCTGGCTTATGCCTGTTGCTTCGGCATGGAGATTACGTTCGATGGGGTAGCAGCGCTCTACTTCTTCGATAATTTCAAGATGGAGCAGACCGAAGCGGGCTTTTGGGCTATGTTGTTTGGCTTCATGAACATTTTCGCCCGTGCGCTGGGTGGTATCGTTGCCGATAGAGTCGGGAAGAAATACGGCATGCGAGGTAAAGGCGTTTTGCTGGCCGGTATGCTTCTGCTCGAAGGGTTGGGTATTATTCTGTTTGCCCAGGCTGGTAGCTTGCCGTTGGCTATTGCGTCGATGCTGACCTTCGCGCTATTCCTGAAAATGTCGAACGGAGGTACTTATGCCATTGTGCCATTCGTCAATCCGAAAGCCGTTGGGGTGATTTCGGGTGTTGTGGGGGCAGGGGGAAACCTCGGCGGTATGCTGATGGGCTTCCTGTTCAAGTCGCAATCGATCTCCTATGGGCAGGCGTTCCTGTACATCGGTTGCGTGGTAGCCGTTATCGGTGCTGCTCTGTTTCTGGTGAATTTCAATAAAGCCGTCGTGGTCGAAGAAGCCCGGGAAGTCGAATTTCAAACAGCTTAA
- a CDS encoding nitrate reductase — translation MTHQTTCCYCGVGCGVVVKQEPNGRLTVEGDKQHPSNRGMLCSKGMNLHYTVMDQSDRLLYPQMRFNRAMPMQRVSWDAALERTAAVFKTLIQKYGPDSVAFYVSGQCLTEEYYLVNKLIKGFIGSNNIDTNSRLCMSSAVVGYKLSLGEDSVPVCYDDIEEADVFLVEGANPAWCHPIIWRRIEAHKAANPNVKIICVDPRKTDTARSSDLHLAIRPGTDIVLNNAIGRLLIENGDIDIDFISNHADGFSAYREQVMQRTVEEAAEICGISSGQIQTVADWIGRSKGFLSLWTMGLNQSVVGVNKNLSLINLHLITGRIGKPGNGPFSLTGQPNAMGGRETGGLANILPAHRDVTNATHRAEIEAFWNGPVKIADKPGLTATEMFEALANDKLKAIWIINTNPMVSMPDVHTVEQALKKARFVVVQDVSNRADTVQLADVVLPAAAWLEKEGTMTNAERRIAYLPNVLDAPGEALPDSEIIWRFARKMGFTDAFAYKNVSEVYDEYAQLTANTNVDITGVSHELLKQVRTVQWPYPAGSTEQGAGGTRRLFTDQQFYTANQRAQIHAVPDGNASEPVDSDFPLVLTTGRIRDQWHTMTKTGRVAKLNQHSPQLFLQIHPDDARSRGIQDGQLVEVRGRRGEVRVKAQLTDDVRPGLCFLPMHWGKLLNSSLNRANNLTNTLVDPRSKEPDFKFTAVEVVPYRKPTEKIIIIGAGSAGLGFINAYRTLTVKDEIHVFSKEIYPFYNRVLLPDYISGAQPWEQLVKLREDQFAEANIIVHKGVGIGHIDRKAKVVIDTNGVEHSYDKLVLGTGSSAFMPKGIPRLPGIFNMRSRLDADSLMPFLNQKDPHTVIVGGGLLGLELAASLRQIGVRVTVIQRAGRFMERQLDPLASELLYLELLDRGIDVYFNEEVQTFMGTDRVKGVQLNSGKRINCQAVVIAIGTVPSIDLAREAGLVCNRGVVVNDYLQTSDPDIFAAGEVAQWNGQMWGITLAAEQQAEAAARFIAGDIAQPYRGSLAISILKMEGLHLCSMGMTEVPANAENEYEEIVFIDKAKRYYKKCIVHQDKLVGAILVGDKNEFAEFRELIANGIELSEKRLQLLRASKKVDPVEGKLVCSCNTVGQGNLERAIRTGCTDFQQLCQKTGAGTGCGSCRPKCGAFYCQ, via the coding sequence ATGACTCATCAAACGACCTGTTGTTATTGTGGTGTTGGCTGCGGAGTAGTGGTCAAACAGGAACCGAACGGACGACTGACCGTTGAGGGCGATAAACAACACCCCTCAAACCGGGGCATGCTTTGCTCCAAGGGTATGAATCTGCATTATACGGTTATGGACCAGTCGGATCGGCTGCTGTATCCGCAGATGCGGTTCAACCGGGCAATGCCTATGCAGCGGGTGAGTTGGGATGCTGCGCTGGAGCGAACAGCCGCCGTTTTCAAGACACTGATCCAGAAATACGGTCCCGATTCGGTAGCGTTTTATGTGTCGGGGCAGTGCCTCACGGAAGAATATTACCTGGTCAACAAACTCATCAAGGGGTTTATCGGCTCCAACAATATCGACACCAATTCGCGGTTGTGCATGAGTTCGGCCGTAGTCGGCTATAAACTATCGCTGGGCGAAGATTCGGTGCCGGTCTGTTACGATGACATTGAGGAGGCTGATGTATTTCTAGTCGAAGGGGCGAATCCGGCCTGGTGCCATCCAATCATCTGGCGACGGATTGAAGCCCATAAAGCCGCCAATCCGAACGTTAAAATCATCTGCGTTGATCCACGTAAGACCGACACCGCCCGGTCGTCCGATCTGCACCTGGCTATCCGACCCGGCACCGATATTGTCCTGAACAACGCTATTGGTCGATTATTGATCGAGAATGGGGATATCGATATTGATTTTATTAGCAACCATGCCGACGGATTCAGTGCCTACCGGGAGCAGGTAATGCAACGGACAGTTGAGGAAGCGGCTGAAATCTGTGGCATTTCGTCCGGTCAGATTCAAACCGTTGCCGACTGGATTGGTCGGTCGAAAGGGTTTCTGTCGCTCTGGACCATGGGCCTGAATCAATCGGTCGTTGGCGTAAACAAAAACCTGTCGCTCATTAATTTACACCTGATTACGGGTCGCATCGGTAAACCGGGAAATGGGCCTTTTTCGCTAACGGGGCAACCCAATGCCATGGGTGGCCGCGAAACAGGTGGACTAGCCAACATATTACCCGCCCACCGCGACGTCACCAATGCCACTCACCGCGCTGAAATTGAAGCGTTCTGGAATGGCCCCGTCAAGATTGCCGATAAACCCGGCCTAACGGCTACCGAGATGTTCGAGGCATTGGCCAACGATAAATTAAAAGCCATCTGGATTATCAATACCAATCCGATGGTAAGTATGCCAGATGTACATACCGTTGAACAGGCGTTGAAAAAGGCCCGGTTTGTGGTGGTACAGGATGTATCGAATCGGGCAGATACCGTTCAATTGGCTGATGTGGTGCTTCCGGCGGCTGCCTGGCTTGAAAAAGAAGGGACAATGACCAATGCCGAGCGCCGGATTGCCTATCTGCCCAACGTACTCGATGCACCCGGCGAAGCTCTGCCCGACTCGGAAATCATCTGGCGATTTGCCCGAAAAATGGGCTTTACGGATGCTTTTGCTTATAAAAACGTATCGGAGGTATATGATGAATACGCCCAACTGACGGCCAATACCAATGTCGATATTACCGGCGTTAGTCATGAATTGTTGAAACAGGTGCGAACCGTGCAGTGGCCTTATCCGGCGGGGAGCACGGAACAAGGGGCAGGGGGTACAAGGCGTCTGTTTACGGATCAACAGTTTTATACGGCAAACCAGCGGGCGCAAATCCATGCCGTACCTGATGGTAATGCTTCTGAACCGGTCGATTCAGATTTTCCGCTGGTGCTAACGACGGGTCGTATTCGCGACCAGTGGCATACCATGACCAAAACGGGTCGGGTAGCCAAACTGAATCAACATAGTCCGCAGTTGTTTCTACAAATCCATCCCGATGATGCGCGCAGTCGGGGTATCCAGGATGGGCAATTGGTAGAGGTTCGTGGTCGGCGGGGGGAGGTTCGTGTAAAAGCGCAACTCACCGACGATGTCCGGCCAGGATTATGCTTTCTGCCCATGCACTGGGGTAAACTCTTAAACAGCAGCCTGAATCGGGCAAATAACCTCACCAATACGCTTGTAGATCCGCGTTCGAAAGAACCCGATTTTAAGTTTACGGCTGTGGAGGTTGTTCCCTATCGGAAGCCAACGGAGAAAATCATCATTATTGGTGCAGGTTCGGCTGGATTGGGTTTTATCAATGCCTATCGGACGTTGACGGTCAAAGACGAAATTCATGTCTTCTCCAAGGAAATTTACCCGTTCTACAACCGCGTTCTTCTACCCGATTACATCAGCGGAGCGCAACCCTGGGAGCAGCTTGTCAAATTGCGCGAAGATCAGTTTGCCGAAGCGAATATCATCGTCCATAAAGGCGTAGGCATCGGCCATATCGACCGGAAAGCGAAAGTTGTGATCGACACCAACGGCGTTGAGCATTCGTACGACAAACTCGTTTTGGGTACGGGAAGCAGTGCCTTCATGCCGAAAGGAATTCCTCGGTTGCCGGGTATTTTCAATATGCGTTCCCGGCTCGATGCCGATTCGCTGATGCCGTTCCTCAATCAGAAAGACCCGCATACGGTTATTGTGGGCGGAGGATTGCTGGGGCTTGAATTAGCCGCTTCGTTACGACAAATTGGCGTTCGGGTAACAGTCATTCAGCGGGCAGGGCGTTTCATGGAGCGACAACTCGACCCACTGGCCAGCGAATTGCTCTATCTGGAACTACTTGACCGGGGCATTGACGTCTATTTCAACGAAGAGGTTCAAACCTTCATGGGAACTGATCGGGTCAAAGGCGTTCAGTTGAATTCTGGAAAACGGATCAATTGTCAGGCCGTAGTTATCGCAATCGGTACAGTTCCCAGCATTGATCTGGCTCGCGAAGCCGGACTCGTCTGCAATCGGGGTGTGGTGGTAAACGATTACCTGCAAACCTCCGACCCCGACATTTTTGCGGCTGGTGAAGTGGCTCAGTGGAATGGACAGATGTGGGGAATAACCCTGGCTGCCGAGCAACAGGCCGAAGCCGCAGCCCGATTCATAGCTGGTGATATTGCGCAGCCTTATCGGGGTAGTCTGGCTATCAGCATCCTGAAAATGGAAGGCCTGCATCTGTGTAGCATGGGTATGACCGAGGTACCTGCCAATGCCGAAAATGAGTATGAAGAAATCGTCTTTATCGATAAGGCAAAACGCTATTATAAAAAGTGTATTGTCCATCAAGATAAGTTGGTAGGTGCCATCCTGGTGGGTGATAAAAATGAATTTGCGGAGTTCCGTGAACTGATTGCCAATGGTATTGAGCTATCTGAAAAACGGCTCCAACTGCTGCGGGCGAGCAAAAAAGTAGATCCCGTCGAAGGTAAACTGGTGTGTTCCTGTAATACCGTTGGGCAGGGTAATCTGGAGCGAGCCATTCGGACAGGCTGCACGGATTTTCAGCAGCTTTGCCAGAAAACGGGTGCCGGAACAGGCTGTGGCTCGTGCCGCCCGAAGTGCGGAGCATTCTATTGTCAATGA